In Primulina huaijiensis isolate GDHJ02 chromosome 4, ASM1229523v2, whole genome shotgun sequence, a genomic segment contains:
- the LOC140975387 gene encoding probable nucleoredoxin 1, producing the protein MEVQEKGAMGVDEGDAKHDLKSILCSANRDFLIRNNGDQVTVDSLKGKVVGLYFSASWCGPCQRFTPKLVEMYDQLVPDSKFEIVFISGDKDNDSFSSYFLKMPWLAVPFSESETREQLNGLFSVRGIPHFAILNENGEVLTTEGVKIVKEYGAEGYPFDRETIGKFKEQEEEAKRNQSLQSLLVSRARDYVITADGKKVRVSELEGKTIGLYFSLATFKNCVAFTSKLVEVYRSLKEAKKDFEIVMIPLDNDEPSFKEEFERMPWLSLPLQDQLCEKLVRYFELNSLPTVVVIGPEGKTLHSNVTEAIEEHGTKAYPFTPQKFIELQEIEKAKLEAQTLESILVSKDCDFVIRKDSEKIPVHDLVGKTVLIYFSAHWCPPCRAFLPKLIESYQKIQEEGKALEVVFISSDRDQTSFDEFFSSMPWLAIPFGDKRKESLSRLFKVRGIPMLVAIGPTGKTITTNARELIMCHGAEAYPFTEERLKKIEEGHEKMAEGWPKKLKSSLHEDELVLTKRPFFNCDSCNKEGLIWSYYCEDCDFDLHPRCAFDSDHEKKGKTVEVEPENSDVEEKKGGEGWICDGDQCSKK; encoded by the exons ATGGAGGTCCAAGAAAAGGGTGCAATGGGTGTTGATGAAGGGGATGCTAAACATGATCTTAAATCTATTTTATGCTCTGCAAACAGGGATTTCCTTATTCGGAACAACGGTGACCAG GTTACAGTGGATAGTCTGAAAGGAAAGGTTGTTGGATTATATTTTTCTGCATCATGGTGTGGTCCGTGTCAACGATTCACTCCAAAACTGGTTGAGATGTATGATCAACTTGTTCCAGATAGCAAATTCGAGATTGTGTTCATCTCTGGTGATAAAGATAATGATTCATTTAGTtcatatttcttgaaaatgCCCTGGCTTGCTGTTCCGTTTTCCGAATCGGAGACTCGTGAGCAGTTGAATGGGTTGTTCTCTGTCAGGGGAATACCTCATTTCGCAATTCTGAACGAAAATGGAGAAGTATTGACTACTGAAGGagtgaaaattgtgaaagaatACGGGGCAGAAGGATACCCTTTTGACCGTGAAACAATCGGAAAATTCAAGGAACAAGAAGAAGAAGCTAAGAGGAATCAGTCACTGCAATCTTTGCTTGTCTCCAGGGCTCGAGATTATGTGATAACTGCTGATGGGAAAAAG GTGCGTGTCTCTGAGCTCGAAGGTAAAACCATTGGCCTATATTTCTCTTTGGCCACGTTCAAAAATTGCGTTGCTTTTACTTCGAAGCTCGTTGAAGTATATAGGAGTTTGAAAGAAGCAAAAAAGGACTTTGAGATTGTTATGATACCCCTTGACAATGATGAACCATCGTTTAAAGAAGAGTTTGAACGAATGCCGTGGCTTTCACTCCCCTTACAGGACCAACTTTGTGAGAAACTAGTCCGTTATTTTGAGCTCAATTCCCTCCCCACTGTAGTCGTAATCGGGCCAGAGGGGAAAACTCTGCATTCCAATGTCACCGAAGCCATTGAGGAGCACGGCACAAAGGCGTATCCTTTCACACCCCAGAAATTCATCGAACTTCAAGAGATAGAGAAGGCGAAATTGGAAGCACAAACTCTTGAATCAATTCTGGTGTCAAAagattgtgattttgtgatcAGAAAAGACAGTGAAAAG ATTCCCGTGCATGATCTTGTTGGAAAAACTGTGCTTATTTACTTCTCGGCACATTGGTGTCCACCATGCCGTGCCTTCCTACCCAAGCTCATAGAATCTTATCAGAAGATCCAAGAAGAAGGCAAAGCACTTGAAGTGGTCTTCATCTCGAGTGACAGAGACCAGACTTCCTTCGACGAATTCTTCTCATCCATGCCATGGCTCGCTATCCCATTCGGTGATAAAAGGAAGGAGTCGTTGAGCCGCTTATTTAAGGTCCGTGGCATCCCCATGCTCGTTGCAATCGGGCCCACAGGCAAGACAATCACAACCAACGCTAGGGAACTTATCATGTGTCATGGTGCAGAAGCGTATCCCTTTACTGAAGAACGACTCAAAAAGATTGAAGAAGGGCACGAGAAAATGGCTGAGGGATGGCCCAAAAAGTTGAAATCTTCGCTACATGAGGACGAACTTGTGCTCACGAAACGTCCGTTCTTTAACTGCGACAGCTGCAACAAAGAGGGTCTGATATGGTCTTATTATTGTGAAGATTGTGACTTTGATTTGCATCCAAGATGTGCTTTTGATAGTGATCATGAGAAGAAGGGAAAAACAGTTGAAGTTGAACCGGAAAATTCAGATGTCGAAGAAAAGAAGGGTGGAGAGGGTTGGATTTGTGATGGAGACCAGTGTTCCAAGAAATAA